One window from the genome of Panthera leo isolate Ple1 chromosome D3, P.leo_Ple1_pat1.1, whole genome shotgun sequence encodes:
- the SRRD gene encoding SRR1-like protein, with the protein MAAAALEPWRAAAPRRKRRSAARRPRGREAAAGGLDAEPETDGRVVLRRIREAREDLLLSDFWSLALETINSCLTKHLEQLKAPVGTLSEVFGNLHLDSSPDESDAAPGSLPGETVVPGTCRLKCVCYGLGNFATCVMARNQLTFLLLFLEKCQIPRRHCWVYDPVFSQLEIAVLNSLGVIVLSENEEGRRSVWGEPTVFYMPHCGTALYNNVLWSNWSVDALSKMVVIGNSFRGLEERLLARILQKNYPYVAKVMQGLEELGLPETPQYADVFNDTSVHWFPVQKLEQLPTDTWAFREEPDYGDCEDLEIIRNKTRGPSDLKSP; encoded by the exons ATGGCGGCGGCGGCGTTGGAACCCTGGCGGGCTGCTGCCCCGCGCAGGAAAAGGCGCTCGGCGGCGCGGCGTCCGCGAGggagggaggcggcggcggggggccTGGACGCCGAACCAGAGACGGACGGCCGAGTCGTGCTTCGTCGCATCCGGGAGGCCCG ggAGGACCTGCTTCTCTCTGATTTCTGGAGTCTGGCCCTAG AAACCATCAACAGCTGTCTGACAAAACATCTGGAACAACTGAAGGCCCCAGTGGGGACTCTCTCGGAAGTCTTTGGAAACCTGCATCTCGACTCCTCACCAGATGAGTCGGATGCggcccccggctccctcccagGAGAGACCGTGGTGCCAGGAACCTGCCGTCTGAAGTGTGTATGCTACGGCCTTGGGAACTTTGCCACCTGCGTCATGGCTAGAAACCAGCTaacatttttgcttctcttcctggaAAAGTGCCAG ATTCCCAGAAGGCACTGCTGGGTGTACGACCCTGTGTTTAGCCAACTAGAAATTGCAGTTCTGAATAGCCTCGGTGTGATTGTCCTCAGTGAGAacgag GAGGGAAGACGCAGCGTGTGGGGCGAGCCCACTGTCTTTTACATGCCCCACTGCGGGACGGCCCTGTACAACAACGTCCTGTGGAGCAACTGGTCGGTAGACGCCCTTTCCAAGATGGTCGTCATCGGGAACAGCTTCAGGGGCCTTGAGGAAAG gTTGCTGGCAAGGATTCTGCAGAAAAATTATCCCTACGTCGCAAAG GTTATGCAGGGACTGGAGGAGCTTGGGCTGCCGGAGACGCCACAGTACGCGGACGTATTCAACGACACCTCCGTCCACTGGTTCCCTGTACAGAAGCTGGAACAGCTCCCCACGGACACGTGGGCATTTCGGGAAGAACCAGACTATGGGGACTGTGAGGACCTTGAAatcatcaggaacaagacaagaggTCCTTCTGACCTGAAGTCGCCATGA